The following are encoded together in the Malaya genurostris strain Urasoe2022 chromosome 3, Malgen_1.1, whole genome shotgun sequence genome:
- the LOC131436901 gene encoding protein lin-7 homolog C → MANVCEPLTLAKDVKRSIELLENLQRSGEVPATKLAALQKVLQSDFLNAVREVYEHVYETVDVQGSLDVRASATAKATIAAFAASEGHAHPRVVELPKTDEGLGFNVMGGKEQNSPIYISRIIPGGVADRHGGLKRGDQLLSVNGVSVEGENHEKAVELLKQAVGSVKLVVRYTPKVLEEMELRFDKQRAARRRQQY, encoded by the exons ATGGCCAACGTTTGTGAACCATTGACACTTGCCAAAG ATGTGAAGCGTTCGATTGAACTGCTAGAAAATTTACAAAGAAGTGGGGAAGTACCAGCTACAAAACTGGCAGCGTTGCAGAAGGTACTACAGAGTGATTTTCTGAATGCTGTCCGTGAAGTTTATGAACATGTTTATGAAACTGTTGACGTCCAGGGCTCGCTGGACGTTCGAGCTTCGGCCACAGCTAAAGCAACTATAGCTGCTTTTGCTGCCAGTGAAGGTCATGCTCATCCACGGGTTGTTGAGTTGCCAAAAACAGACGAGG GTCTTGGTTTCAACGTCATGGGTGGAAAAGAACAAAACTCACCAATTTATATTTCTCGTATTATACCCGGGGGTGTTGCTGATCGTCACGGTGGATTGAAACGCGGTGACCAATTGCTGTCTGTTAACGGTGTATCGGTAGAAGGTGAAAACCATGAGAAGGCTGTCGAGCTGCTGAAGCAAGCTGTCGGATCCGTCAAACTGGTAGTTCGGTATACTCCAAAAGTTTTGGAAGAAATGGAGCTTCGTTTCGATAAACAGCGCGCTGCCAGAAGACGCCAACAATACTAA
- the LOC131436900 gene encoding actin-related protein 6, with amino-acid sequence MSDSNVFVLDNGAFYAKVGMSEWSKPRVVPNCITKAKSERRRPFVGSQIDECRDVSGLFYILCFQRGYLVNWDIQKTVWDYIFSQECCPVNFSETPLLITEPLFNFQSIQEAMLEILYEEYDCDAVCKTTSVDMAAFNYTHGEDKKKPLCCVVVDMGYSFTHIVPFIKGSKVKEAIQRIDVGGKLLTNHLKEIISYRQLNVMDESYVINQVKEDSCFVSQDFNEDMRIARKRFPENSIIREYVLPDYTQIRRGYLKTLDQNNDHNDEFQTLRLNNERFVLPEVLFHPSDIGIQQMGIAEAIVFAINACPEETKPHLFNNIVVCGGSALFSGMQSRIQKEVRSLAPDDFRVNVTVPKDSISYAWFGGQHYSQSLSFLKSCMSRSQYEENGIKHLIEKYEN; translated from the exons ATGTCGGATAGCAATGTTTTTGTACTGGACAACGGAGCATTCTACGCTAAAGTAGGAATGTCCGAGTGGAGTAAACCAAG AGTTGTTCCCAATTGCATAAccaaagcaaaatctgaaagaaGACGACCATTTGTTGGAAGTCAAATTGATGAATGTCGTGATGTTTCGGGGCTGTTTTACATTCTTTGCTTCCAGCGAGGTTATCTGGTAAACTGGGATATTCAGAAAACTGTGTGGGACTATATCTTCAGTCAAGAATGCTGTCCTGTGAACTTTTCTGAAACGCCGTTACTAATTACGGAGCCATTGTTCAATTTCCAGTCCATTCAGGAAGCTATGCTAGAGATATTGTACGAGGAGTATGACTGCGATGCTGTATGCAAAACTACATCGGTCGACATGGCAGCATTTAACTATACACATGGTGAAGACAAAAAGAAACCGTTGTGTTGTGTGGTGGTAGATATGGGATACAGTTTCACACATATTGTTCCGTTCATTAAGGGATCTAAAGTTAAAGAAGCTATTCAGCGAATTGATGTAGGTGGAAAGCTTCTAACAAACCATCTAAAAGAAATTATTTCCTACCGACAACTAAACGTAATGGACGAGTCCTATGTGATAAATCAGGTCAAAGAAGATAGTTGTTTTGTATCACAAGACTTTAATGAGGACATGCGAATCGCCCGAAAACGTTTTCCTGAAAACAGTATTATCAGAGAATATGTTCTACCCGACTACACACAAATTCGTCGAGGGTATTTGAAAACCCTAGATCAGAATAACGACCACAACGATGAGTTCCAAACACTTCGATTGAACAACGAACGTTTTGTTCTACCTGAGGTATTATTCCATCCTTCCGATATCGGGATACAACAAATGGGCATCGCTGAAGCGATTGTATTTGCCATAAATGCCTGTCCGGAGGAAACAAAACCTCATCTGTTTAATAACATTGTCGTGTGTGGTGGGAGTGCATTGTTTAGCGGTATGCAGTCAAGAATACAGAAAGAAGTTCGATCTCTAGCACCAGATGACTTTAGGGTTAACGTTACTGTGCCAAAAGA cTCAATCTCATATGCTTGGTTTGGAGGACAACATTACTCCCAATCGCTAAGTTTTCTGAAGTCTTGTATGAGCCGAAgtcagtatgaagaaaacggaaTTAAGCATCTTATAGAGAAGTATGAAAACTGA